One genomic window of Desulfurobacterium indicum includes the following:
- a CDS encoding MlaD family protein produces the protein MKNLSIEAKVGAFVIAGLVGLGVIATTIEPLKYSTKKVTSYYYIIFDNVAGLAKEAPVMVAGVRVGKVDDIEVLPNGKAKVKIVFTKKVTLHRDAYAIIETMGLMGEKYVEVIPGSENTPVLASGATITRGKSTISTDQLMIKIYETVDALNKSLITPDGKNRIAMLLDQITKLTKEVTATVEDNRENLRKLAQNLASLSDFLKSDIPEIAENLKSLSAQLNEIVVENRGDIRDIVKNLKTSSEEAPQLVAEAKNIADKINATISQINKLLSGRNEENIEAAIENVKKSTENLNELIKKLQKGNGTIAKIINDDTLYKNLTSAAHALGKLADKFEQTKVYIGFRGDVNTATGNSRGGISLKIVPESKDRYYLFEVVADSHGKIDHTTYYITNAAGSVSVQEEVKQSFDTEFTLQYARIFNDPFFLKNGKWVLRGGIIETTAGGGVDYLFPDKKWKLYSSIWDIDRKDGYGKQLPPHLRVGLSYNINKNWYLYFGGDELLYNKWRGFFIGSGLVFGDDDVKYLMGSMPSLK, from the coding sequence ATGAAAAATCTCTCAATTGAAGCAAAAGTAGGTGCCTTTGTGATTGCAGGCCTTGTAGGACTGGGAGTTATTGCTACCACAATAGAACCGCTTAAATACAGTACAAAAAAGGTAACAAGCTACTATTACATAATATTTGACAACGTTGCAGGACTTGCGAAAGAAGCTCCTGTCATGGTTGCCGGTGTTCGCGTCGGAAAAGTCGACGACATAGAAGTCCTTCCTAATGGAAAAGCAAAGGTAAAAATCGTATTCACAAAGAAAGTGACGCTCCACCGTGACGCCTATGCAATCATAGAAACCATGGGGCTAATGGGCGAAAAATATGTAGAAGTTATACCTGGCTCGGAAAACACACCTGTCCTTGCATCCGGAGCCACCATAACAAGAGGAAAATCAACAATATCCACCGATCAGCTAATGATAAAAATTTACGAAACAGTTGATGCTCTTAACAAATCATTGATAACACCAGACGGGAAAAACAGAATAGCAATGCTACTTGACCAGATCACAAAATTAACGAAAGAGGTGACAGCAACTGTTGAGGATAACAGAGAAAACCTTCGGAAACTTGCTCAGAATCTTGCTTCTCTCTCAGACTTTCTTAAAAGTGATATTCCCGAAATTGCAGAAAACCTGAAATCTCTATCTGCACAGCTCAATGAAATAGTTGTAGAAAATAGAGGAGACATAAGAGACATAGTTAAAAACCTGAAAACATCTTCCGAAGAAGCACCTCAGCTGGTGGCAGAGGCGAAAAATATTGCAGATAAGATAAATGCAACCATATCTCAAATAAACAAACTGCTGAGCGGTAGAAATGAAGAAAACATTGAAGCAGCAATTGAAAACGTTAAAAAATCAACGGAAAATCTCAACGAACTTATCAAGAAACTTCAAAAAGGCAACGGCACGATCGCAAAGATCATAAATGACGATACTCTCTACAAAAATCTCACCAGTGCCGCTCACGCTCTCGGAAAGCTGGCTGATAAATTCGAACAGACAAAGGTTTACATAGGTTTCAGAGGAGATGTAAACACTGCAACCGGAAATTCAAGAGGCGGCATATCTTTAAAAATCGTTCCTGAATCAAAGGACAGATACTACCTGTTTGAAGTCGTTGCAGACTCTCACGGAAAGATAGATCACACAACCTATTATATAACAAACGCCGCCGGTTCCGTATCTGTTCAGGAAGAGGTTAAACAAAGTTTTGATACAGAATTTACCCTCCAATACGCAAGAATCTTTAACGATCCGTTCTTCCTGAAAAATGGAAAGTGGGTGCTCAGAGGCGGTATTATAGAAACGACCGCCGGCGGTGGAGTCGATTACCTCTTCCCAGATAAGAAATGGAAACTATATTCATCCATCTGGGATATAGACAGAAAAGATGGTTACGGGAAGCAACTCCCGCCCCATCTACGGGTAGGTCTTTCCTACAACATAAACAAAAACTGGTATCTTTACTTTGGTGGCGACGAACTTCTCTATAACAAATGGCGCGGATTCTTTATCGGAAGCGGCCTTGTATTCGGAGACGATGACGTCAAATATTTGATGGGATCAATGCCATCTCTAAAATAG
- the hisH gene encoding imidazole glycerol phosphate synthase subunit HisH, translating into MIAVIDYGMGNLRSVSKAVEYVGGNVIITDNKEKIKDAEAIILPGVGAFRDAVKNLKERGLWETVTIEVKKGKPFLGICLGLHLLFEKGYEFGEEDGLGIIKGKVVRFDLPHDYKIPHMGWNQVSIKKNSSFLERIKEGEFFYFVHSYYVKPEDKSVILTTTDYGIEFVSSIEKDNVIATQFHPEKSQKAGLKLLSNFLKLVRTS; encoded by the coding sequence ATGATAGCAGTCATAGATTACGGTATGGGAAATTTAAGAAGTGTTAGCAAAGCGGTTGAATATGTTGGCGGTAACGTTATTATCACCGACAATAAAGAAAAAATAAAAGATGCCGAAGCCATAATTCTTCCTGGAGTAGGAGCCTTTAGAGATGCCGTTAAAAATCTCAAAGAAAGAGGTCTCTGGGAAACAGTAACAATAGAAGTAAAAAAAGGCAAACCTTTTCTGGGTATATGTCTTGGACTCCACCTTCTCTTTGAAAAAGGATACGAATTCGGTGAAGAAGATGGTCTCGGAATAATAAAAGGAAAGGTGGTAAGATTTGATCTCCCTCACGACTACAAAATCCCTCACATGGGTTGGAATCAGGTTTCAATAAAGAAAAACTCCTCTTTCCTTGAGAGAATAAAAGAAGGTGAATTCTTCTATTTTGTTCACTCTTATTACGTAAAACCGGAAGACAAATCGGTAATTCTCACAACAACCGACTACGGAATAGAGTTTGTATCATCCATTGAAAAAGACAACGTAATAGCAACACAATTCCATCCAGAAAAAAGCCAGAAAGCAGGACTTAAACTTCTATCTAACTTTCTTAAACTGGTAAGGACAAGCTAA